From Nicotiana tabacum cultivar K326 chromosome 15, ASM71507v2, whole genome shotgun sequence, the proteins below share one genomic window:
- the LOC107828200 gene encoding ubiquitin-conjugating enzyme E2-17 kDa-like, which translates to MASKRILKELKDLQKDPPTSCSAGPVAEDMFHWQATIMGPPDSPYAGGVFLVTIHFPPDYPFKPPKVAFRTKVFHPNINSNGSICLDILKEQWSPALTISKVLLSICSLLTDPNPDDPLVPEIAHMYKTDRSKYETTARSWTQKYAMG; encoded by the exons ATGGCATCCAAACGGATTCTCAAAGAGCTCAAGGATCTCCAGAAAGATCCTCCTACCTCTTGCAGCGCTG GCCCAGTTGCTGAAGACATGTTTCATTGGCAAGCAACAATAATGGGTCCACCTGACAGCCCTTATGCTGGCGGAGTGTTTCTTGTTACCATTCATTTTCCACCTGACTATCCATTTAAGCCACCGAAG GTAGCTTTCAGGACAAAGGTTTTCCACCCAAACATCAACAGCAATGGTAGCATTTGCCTCGACATTTTGAAGGAACAGTGGAGCCCGGCACTTACAATCTCCAAG GTATTACTGTCAATCTGTTCTCTGCTAACAGACCCTAATCCTGATGATCCTTTGGTGCCGGAAATTGCTCACATGTACAAGACTGATAGAAGCAAGTATGAAACAACCGCCCGGAGCTGGACTCAAAAGTATGCCATGGGTTAG